ATCAGTTACCATATGATTTCCCTCCTACATTCCGGCTCCTGAAAAACTCAGGACGGAATAATTGGATTTTAGTTTAAAATGAATTGAATGAAGTTGCTTGCTTGTGGCGATTGCCAGAGCAATTACCAGCTTGCTTTTTTCACGCCAGGAATTTTACCTTCCAGTGCCATGTCGCGAAACATGTTACGGCAGATACCGAAATGACGCATGTAACCTTTAGGACGGCCAGACAACTGGCAACGGTTTTTGAGGCGTACAGGCGATGCATTGCGGGGAAGCTGATCCAATGCTGCATAGTCACCGGCGGCCTTAAGGGCGGCACGCTTTTCTGCAAACTTGGCTACGGTAGCTTCACGCTTACGCTGACGGGCTTTAACTGATTCTTTTGCCATAAAAATGAAATTCCAAATTTTAAAATTCCAAATCCTAAGTATGCTTGCTTAGTTTCCTCAGGAATTTGGGAATCATTCCTTTGGGATCTGGTTTTATTAGTTGTTGTCTTTTTTGATGTTCTTGAAAGGAAGACCAATTTCCTTCAGCAGTTCGTAAGCCTCTTCGTTGGTACGGGCAGTGGTTACGAAAGTGATATCGAGACCAGTGATTTTGTTCACCTTGTCGATGTCGATTTCAGGGAAGATAATTTGCTCAGTAACACCCATGGTATAGTTACCACGGCCGTCGAAGCTCTTATCGTTGATGCCTTTAAAGTCACGTACACGAGGAAGTGAAACTGAAATCAAACGATCGAGGAATTCAAACATCTGATCACCACGGAGGGTAACACGGGCACCAATCGGCATGTTGCGACGGAGCTTGAAGTTTGAGATGTCCTTCTTAGACATTGTAGCTACAGCTTTTTGACCAGTAATGGTAGTCAGCTCTTCAATAGCGATGTCTACAAGTTTCTTATCGGCAGTAGCACCATTAACGCCACGGTTCAAGCAAATTTTGGTAAGCTTGGGAGCCTGCATTATGGTTTTGTAACCGAACTTCTTCATGAGGGCAGGTACAACTTCAGCTTTGTACTTGTCTGCCAGGCGCGGAGTATAATTTGTAGTTGCCATTATTTAATAACCTCCCCGGATTTTTTAGAAATACGAACTAATTTACCGTTGTCGCGGCTACGCTTTACACGTACTGCAGCGCCGGCTTTGGCATCCCACAGTTGCACGTTGCTGATAGCAATGGGTGCTTCTTTTTCACAATACCCCCCTGGGTGTTTTGTGCTGTAGGTTTTGTATGGCGGGTCTGAATGTTTACGCCTTCTACCAGCACTTTAGCCTTGTCAGGATAAACGGCCAGTACAACGCGGGGCTTTTTCAGATCCTTATCATCACCGGTGATAACAACAACGTTGTCACCTTTCTTGATGTTGAACTTTGGTTTGAAACGATTAGTCATACTTTATAGCTTGATGCGTAACGCTTAACGCTTAACGCAGTTATTGAAATTCGCTTTCAGCACTTTGCCTTCGGCGTTTTGCATTACAGTACTTCTGGAGCCAGCGATACAATTTTCATGTATCCTTTGTCGCGAAGCTCACGGGCAACGGGTCCGAAAATACGGGTACCACGTGGTTCGTCTGAGTTGTTCAGGATTACAACGGCGTTGTCATCGAAACGGATGTAAGATCCGTCTTTGCGACGCAGTTTGTTTTTAGTACGTACAATAACGGCTTTGGCTACGGTACCTTTTTTCATACCGCCACCAGGAATTGCGTCCTTTACAGTAACCACAATCTTGTCGCCAATACCGGCGTAGTCTTGTCCGCTGTTGCCCAATACACGAATACATAGTACCTCTTTGGCACCGCTGTTATCCGCTACGTTCAACCGGCTTTCTTGCTGAATCATTTTGTTAGCTTTTTAGCTTTAGCACTCGGGCTAATGATGTTACGAATTTGTCAGAGGCTTTTGCTATGTTATACAACACCAGCGAAAAGCTTGAAGCATGCAGCTTGCAGCTGTTAGCTGATTATTTCACTTTCTCAACTACTTCTACCAGTCTCCAGCGCTTTGTTTTGCTGAGAGGGCGGGTTTCCATAATTTTTACGGTGTCGCCAATGCTGCACTCGTTCTTTTCGTCGTGAGCATGAAACTTGGTAGTTTTTTTCACGAACTTACCATAGATAGGGTGCTTCACTTTACGTTCAACAGCTACAGTAATGGTTTTATCCATTTTGTTGCTGGCTACTACACCAATCCTGGTCTTACGAAGATTTCTGGTTTCCATTTGGTTCAATATTTTGCTGAACTACTTTTCAATTAAAAATTAGCCTACCAGTACCCTTTTCTTGAGTTCGGATTTCAAGCGGGCAATGTCGCGACGCAGGTCTCTGATGCTCATCGGATTTTCCAGCGGAGTGATGGCATGCGCAAAAGTGAGTTTCTTCAGGCGCACTTCATCTTCGCTGATGCGAACCTTCGGATCGTCGATGCTTATTTCACTCAGGCTTTTGTTGAAGTCAACTTTCTTAGACATCTTTTTCAATTTGATGATTAGCCAATTTGCTAATCTGCTAATGAATAATTTTTTTCAGCTGCATGCCTGAAATCGTTACATCAGCACATCAGCACTTATTCGCATCATTACGCCTGGTAGTCGCGGCGTACAACGAACTTGGTTTTGATTGGCAACTTCTGAGCGGCGAGTTCCATAGCCTGGCGGGCTACTTCCATCGGTACACCGTCGCATTCGAACAGGATACGACCTGGTTCTACTACGGCTGCCCAAAATTCAGGGTTACCCTTACCCTTACCCATCCGCACTTCGGCAGGCTTGCGGGTAATGATTTTGTCAGGGAATACACGGATCCACACACTACCTTCACGCTTCATGGCACGGGTCATTGCCTGACGGGCACTTTCGATCTGGCGGTTGTTCAACCAAATAGGTTCCTGTGCTTTCAGGGCAAACGAACCGAATGAAATGGTAGCGCCACGCTTAGCCACTTCGCGGATGCGGCCTTTTTGTTGCTTGCGGAACTTGGTTCTTTTCGGCTGTAACATTTATCTACGTATTTGAATATTTACAATTAGTTGAAGCTGGTTGCCTGTTGCAATTAGCGACGGCCTCCACGGTCGCGGCGATCACCACCACCTCTTCTGTCTCCACCACGGCCACCGCGGTCACCACCACGTTCTTCGCCACCACGACGGTCGCTCAGACCGCTGCCAGTGCCTACAAAGTTCGGGTTGAGGTCACGCTTGGTCAGTACTTCACCTTTACAGATCCATACTTTCAAACCGATTTTACCATACACGGTTTGAGCAGCCAGGCTGGCGTAGTCAATATCCATACGGTAAGTGTGCAATGGGGTACGACCCATTTTGATTTCTTCGCTACGGGCAATTTCAGCACCACCCAAACGGCCACTGGCTTTGATTTTGATACCCTCAGCACCCATGCGCATAGCAGAAGCAATGGCCATTTTGATGGCACGCTTGTAGTTGATGCGGTTCTCAATCTGACGGGCAATAGTATCAGCTACAATCATAGCGTCAACTTCAGGACGACGGATTTCGAGGATGTTGATTTGTACGTCATCTTTACCGGTGAGCTTCTTCAGCTCTTCTTTGATACGGTCTACTTCGCCACCGCCTTTACCAATGATGATACCAGGCTTAGAAGTATGGATGGTTACAATCAGTTTATTGAGGGTACGTTCGATAACGATTTTAGAAATGCCACCCTTGTTGATACGGGCATTCAGGTAGGTACGGATCTTGTTGTCCTCGATCAGGTCGGTCGGCATATACTTTCTTGTTGCCGTACCAGTTACTGTCCCAACCACGGATGATACCGAGCCTGTTACCGATTGGATTTGCTTTTTGACCCATTATTTCAATTTGAAAATTTGAACAATTCGTTTAGTGAGAATTAGATGGTGTCTACAGTTACGGTTACGTGATTGCTACGCTTACGTACACGGTATCCACGGCCCTGAGGAGCTGGACGCATCCGCTTCAGGGTACGGCCACCGTCTACCATAATGGTTTTTACCACCAGTGCACTTTCGTCAGCACCATCATTCTTTGCTTTCCAGTTAAAGGCAGCACTCTTAACCAACTTAGCCAGCGGTACAGAACTGTGCTTGGTGTTGTGCTCCAATACAGCCAGGGCTTGATCAACCTTCATGCCACGAATCAGGTCGGCCAGCAAACGCATTTTGCGGGGCGAAGTGGGATAATTTCTCAGTTTAGCTACTGCTTCCATTTTTATTCAGTTTCAGGTTTTTGGTTTTTAGTTTTTGTTGCAGAAGAATCTCAAACAACTGCCAACCAAAAACCACCAACATTTAAACAATTTATTTTTTGCTACCGGCGTGTCCTCTGAAGTTGCGGGTAGGAGCAAATTCACCAAGCTTGTGACCAACCATGAATTCGGTTACATACACAGGGATGAATTTGTTACCGTTGTGCACAGCGAATGTTTGGCCTACAAAATCAGGAGTAATGGTAGAACGACGACTCCAGGTTTTGATAACACCCTTCTTCACTTTGCCTTCTGCCATGTTCACGATTTTCTTCTCGAGTTTGGCATCAACGTAGGGACCTTTTTTAATTGAACGAGCCATATTGAATTCGTTAATTTGAAAATTTGAGGATTTGAAAATTGAATTGGTTTCTGTAAAAGCTTAAATCAATTCTCAAATTACTTAGCCAGTTTTTTACCGTCGCGGCGCTGGAGAATCAGCTTATCGCTGCCTTTGCCTTTGGTACGGGTCTTCTCACCTTTGGCGTACTTACCAGTGCGGCTGCGTGGGTGACCACCAGAAGCACGGCCTTCACCACCACCCATTGGGTGATCTACAGGGTTCATAGCCACACCACGGTTGCGGGGGCGGATACCACGCCAGCGGTTAGCACCTGCTTTACCGAGGCTCTGGAGGTTATGGTCGCCATTGCTTACTACACCTACAGTAGCGTAGCAATTGATGAGGAGTTTGCGCAATTCGCCAGAAGGCATTTTCAATACAGCGTAAGCTTCTTCCTTGTTGGTAAGCTGAGCAGCAGAACCGGCACTACGTACCAGCTTGCCACCTTGGCCAGGCTGCATTTCAATATTGTGGACGTTGGTACCCAAAGGCATGTTCTTCATAGGAAGACAGTTGCCAATTTCAGGAGCTACAGTAGGACCAGAAATTACTTTCTGACCAACCTGAATGCCCTGTGGAGCCAGGATATAGCGCTTTTCACCATCGGTATATTCTACCAGAGCGATGAAAGCTGTACGGTTTGGATCGTATTCTACAGTCAGTACAGTTGCTTCAATGTTTTGCTTGTTACGCTTGAAGTCGATGATACGGTACTTCTGCTTGTGACCACCGCCAATATAGCGCATGGTACGACGGCCCTGTGCGTTGCGGCCACCAGATTTCTTCACTGGTTCCAGCAGGCTACGCTCAGGCTTGTTAGTGGTTACTTCAGCATACGCATTACCAATTTTCCAGCGGGTACCGGCGGTCATTGGTTTGTATTTTTTCAGTGCCATTTTTCTTAGTTCTGAGTTGGTTTATTTCAACACTTCGCGGCGGTTGGTTGCCATTCTTGTTTTTGTTTGAGTTGCAGTGGATTAGATTTCGCCGTACAGGTTAATTTCTTCGCCTTCTGCTACAGTTACGACTGCCTTCTTTTTGGCAGGCTTGCGGCCATTGATAAAGCCAGACTTGGTGAAGCGAGACTTTGCTTTTCCGGGCATTACCAACGTGTTCACGTCAGTTACATTTACGCCATAGAATTCTTCAACCGCTTTTTTAATCTCCAGCTTGTTGGCCTTACGATCTACGATGAAGGTGTAGCTGCGCTTCTTTTCAATTTGCTTGTTCACCTTTTCGGTCAACACAGGCTTTATTAATACATCTGTCAGTTTCATTTCGATCAGAATTATTCGGTTCTTAATTAAGCTTCAGTACCTTCTTCGGTGAAGATTTTAGCAGCTGATTCAGTGAGGACCATTACGTCAGCATTTACGATATCGTAAGTGTTGATGTCGGCCAGCTCAATAGCAGCAGCGTTGGGGATGTTGCGCAGGCTGAGGTAGAAGTTGGTATCCAGTTCAGGATATACAAACAACGTCTTCTTATCTGCTACACCCAGGCCCTGCATTACGCCAGCAAAAGCTTTGGTTTTGGGAGCATCGAACTTCAGGTCTTCTACCACTACGATGGCGCTTTCTTTGGCTTTGTAGCTCAGAGCAGCAATTTTAGCCGGATCCTTCACCTTACGGTTCAACTTCTGGTCGTGAGTAGTAGGCTTAGGTCCAAAAATGGTACCACCACCGCGGTACAATGGGTTACGGATGTTACCCTTACGGCTACCACCAGTACCTTTTTGCTTGTGCAGCTTGCGGCTGGCACCTTGTACTTCGGCACGGGTTTTTACTTTTGAAGTACCCTGACGCTGAGCGGCGAGGTATTGTTTTACAGCCAGATAAATCACATGATCATTGGGCTCGGTACCGAAGATTTCTTCGGGAAGCTCAACTGTTCTGCCAGTTTTCTGACCTGCTGTATTTAAAACTTCGATTGTCATAACTTTTTCGTTTCTCACCGGCCGGGCCGGCACGGTTTACAATTACTTCTGGATTAAAACGATTGAACCATTGTGGCCGGGAACTGATCCGCTGATCAGGGATGTAATTCTTTTCAGGGAAAATCTTCACCACTTTCAGGCCTTTCATTTTTACCCTGTCGCCACCCATACGGCCAGCCATACGCATACCTTTAAATACACGGCTGGCGTCAGATGAGTTACCGATAGAACCGGGGGCACGCTGGCGGTCGTGCTGACCATGTGATTGCTCACCAACACCGTGGAAGCCATGGCGCTTTACAACACCCTGGAAACCCTTACCCTTGGTGGTACCCACAACGTCAACTTTTTCGCCTTCGGCAAAAATGTCAACAGTGACTTGTTCGCCAAGAGCTTTCTCCAGCGTACAGTCACGAAATTCTTTTACAAATGATTTGGGAGCAGTTTGTGCTTTAGCGAAGTGATTTTTCTCTGCTTTAGTAGCATTCTTTTCCTTCTTTTCGCCGTAAGCCAACTGAAGTGCATTGTAACCGTCTACATCGGCGGTTTTCACCTGCGATACAACACAGGGACCAGCTTCTACTATGGTGCAAGCTATTTGCTTACCATTGGGATCGAATATGCTGGTCATCCCGATTTTTTTTCCAATAATACCTTTCATTGATATCGGTTTGTGCCCGGCAGAGTTAAGAGGACATCCGCGCAGAGGCGAATTCAATCCCAGTTTAGCTACCGACCTTTTCCTTTGTTTCCGCCGTTTTGCAGAGGGGAAGTACCGGTAGTAAACAAACCCTGAAAGGCTTGTTCATATGTTTGGCTCACTTGGTAGTGAGAGTTATGTAAAATCAGAGCTCTTTTTTCACGTCCCTTTGGCCGGATTGAGAGATGATTGCTTTGTTGTTCTGATGTGGAGCCTCGCCCCACTTGGTCAGCTTGTTACGCTTTGATTTCAACTTCAACACCACTTGGCAAATCCAGTTTGCTCAGGGCATCTACTGTGCGACTACTGCTGGTGTAGATATCCAACAAACGCTTGTGCGTGTTCAGTTGGAATTGTTCACGAGCTTTCTTGTTTACGTGCGGTGAACGCAGTACAGTAAAGATCTTTTTGTGTGTTGGCAAAGGAATTGGACCTGTTACCACAGCACCTGTGCTCCGCACAGTTTTCACAATTTTCTCGGCTGATTTGTCAACCAGGTTGTGATCGTAAGATTGCAGTTTAATACGTATCCGCTGACTCATAATTCAAAGACCCTTTTTTCGAATTGGGATGCGAAGGTAATGGGATTCAACTATCAGGCAAAAGTTTTTTGAAACATTTTTACCAATCCGGGGGCAAATGTCTGTTTTTCGGGCCAGTTTTCCCACAAATCCCCATTGGGGGGCCACCAGCTGCTGTGCATATCTCAGCTACATATCGGGCTGCTTCGGGGTTCCGCCCCTTGCCGGCACGGGTTGCACCCGCCGGCCGTGGCCAAGCCCTCCACATCCCGGGCCCATCAGCGGCAATACACTACGCAGCTATCTCCACTCAACTCAAACCATTAACTTACAGCTCCCTATATCACATATTTATGAGACATGTATTGATGTTCGCCATTTCGATGGTTGCTTGCTTAAGCTTGACTGCCCAAAACAGCAGTAAAAAGAAAACAACTCCTGCTCCTTCCCCATCAGTAATCTGGAACGACCATTTGCAGGGCATGCAATGGCGAAACCTGGGTCCTACCCGTGGGGGCCGTTCGGTAGCTTGCAGCGGCGTGCCGGGCCAACCCCTCATTTACTATATGGGCAGCACCGGTGGCGGCGTTTGGAAAACCGAAGATGCCGGCATCAGCTGGCGCAACATCTCCGATGGTTTTTTCAATACCGGTTCCGTGGGTGCCATTGCCGTAGCCGAAAGCGACCCTAATGTGATATATGTGGGCATGGGCGAACACGCCCCACGTGGTGTAATGACCTCCGCCGGCGATGGCGTGTATAAAAGCACCGATGCCGGCAAAACCTGGCAACACATTGGCCTTACCAATACCATGCATATTGCAGCCATCCGCATTCATCCTTCCAACCCCGACATCGTGTTTGTAGCGGCGCAGGGAGCCATTCATGGTCCTACAGACGAACGGGGCATTTACAAAACCACCGATGGTGGCCGCAGCTGGGACCGGGTGCTGTTTGTTGATGACAATACAGGTTGTGCTGATTTGAGTATGGACATGACCAACCCACGTATTTTATATGCCGGCATGTGGGATCATCGCAGGCTGCCCTGGCTGGTGCGCAGCGGTGGCCCGGGCAGCGGCTTGTACAAAAGCACCGATGGCGGAAACAGCTGGCACAAAATGAGCAAGGGCCTGCCTGCCAACATGGGCAAGGTCGCCATTGATGTAAGCAGGGCCAACCCCAACCGTGTATATGCCAATATTGAAAGCGAAGATGGCCTGGGTGGCGTTTACCGCAGCGATGATGGCGGCGACTCATGGTCGCAAACAAGCAAAGCAAGGGTAACAGTTGCCCGAGCCTGGTACTACATCGAAATATTTGCCGACCCGCAAGATCAAAACACGGTGTATGTGCTCAATGCGCCGGCACTCAAATCGATTGACGGTGGTAAAACTTTTACCAACCTGCCCGCGCCACACGGCGACAA
The Phnomibacter ginsenosidimutans genome window above contains:
- the rpsN gene encoding 30S ribosomal protein S14; the protein is MAKESVKARQRKREATVAKFAEKRAALKAAGDYAALDQLPRNASPVRLKNRCQLSGRPKGYMRHFGICRNMFRDMALEGKIPGVKKASW
- the rplE gene encoding 50S ribosomal protein L5: MATTNYTPRLADKYKAEVVPALMKKFGYKTIMQAPKLTKICLNRGVNGATADKKLVDIAIEELTTITGQKAVATMSKKDISNFKLRRNMPIGARVTLRGDQMFEFLDRLISVSLPRVRDFKGINDKSFDGRGNYTMGVTEQIIFPEIDIDKVNKITGLDITFVTTARTNEEAYELLKEIGLPFKNIKKDNN
- the rplN gene encoding 50S ribosomal protein L14, whose product is MIQQESRLNVADNSGAKEVLCIRVLGNSGQDYAGIGDKIVVTVKDAIPGGGMKKGTVAKAVIVRTKNKLRRKDGSYIRFDDNAVVILNNSDEPRGTRIFGPVARELRDKGYMKIVSLAPEVL
- the rpsQ gene encoding 30S ribosomal protein S17, whose amino-acid sequence is METRNLRKTRIGVVASNKMDKTITVAVERKVKHPIYGKFVKKTTKFHAHDEKNECSIGDTVKIMETRPLSKTKRWRLVEVVEKVK
- the rpmC gene encoding 50S ribosomal protein L29; its protein translation is MSKKVDFNKSLSEISIDDPKVRISEDEVRLKKLTFAHAITPLENPMSIRDLRRDIARLKSELKKRVLVG
- the rplP gene encoding 50S ribosomal protein L16 yields the protein MLQPKRTKFRKQQKGRIREVAKRGATISFGSFALKAQEPIWLNNRQIESARQAMTRAMKREGSVWIRVFPDKIITRKPAEVRMGKGKGNPEFWAAVVEPGRILFECDGVPMEVARQAMELAAQKLPIKTKFVVRRDYQA
- the rpsC gene encoding 30S ribosomal protein S3 codes for the protein MPTDLIEDNKIRTYLNARINKGGISKIVIERTLNKLIVTIHTSKPGIIIGKGGGEVDRIKEELKKLTGKDDVQINILEIRRPEVDAMIVADTIARQIENRINYKRAIKMAIASAMRMGAEGIKIKASGRLGGAEIARSEEIKMGRTPLHTYRMDIDYASLAAQTVYGKIGLKVWICKGEVLTKRDLNPNFVGTGSGLSDRRGGEERGGDRGGRGGDRRGGGDRRDRGGRR
- the rplV gene encoding 50S ribosomal protein L22, translated to MEAVAKLRNYPTSPRKMRLLADLIRGMKVDQALAVLEHNTKHSSVPLAKLVKSAAFNWKAKNDGADESALVVKTIMVDGGRTLKRMRPAPQGRGYRVRKRSNHVTVTVDTI
- the rpsS gene encoding 30S ribosomal protein S19, which encodes MARSIKKGPYVDAKLEKKIVNMAEGKVKKGVIKTWSRRSTITPDFVGQTFAVHNGNKFIPVYVTEFMVGHKLGEFAPTRNFRGHAGSKK
- the rplB gene encoding 50S ribosomal protein L2, coding for MALKKYKPMTAGTRWKIGNAYAEVTTNKPERSLLEPVKKSGGRNAQGRRTMRYIGGGHKQKYRIIDFKRNKQNIEATVLTVEYDPNRTAFIALVEYTDGEKRYILAPQGIQVGQKVISGPTVAPEIGNCLPMKNMPLGTNVHNIEMQPGQGGKLVRSAGSAAQLTNKEEAYAVLKMPSGELRKLLINCYATVGVVSNGDHNLQSLGKAGANRWRGIRPRNRGVAMNPVDHPMGGGEGRASGGHPRSRTGKYAKGEKTRTKGKGSDKLILQRRDGKKLAK
- the rplW gene encoding 50S ribosomal protein L23, with amino-acid sequence MKLTDVLIKPVLTEKVNKQIEKKRSYTFIVDRKANKLEIKKAVEEFYGVNVTDVNTLVMPGKAKSRFTKSGFINGRKPAKKKAVVTVAEGEEINLYGEI
- the rplD gene encoding 50S ribosomal protein L4, translating into MTIEVLNTAGQKTGRTVELPEEIFGTEPNDHVIYLAVKQYLAAQRQGTSKVKTRAEVQGASRKLHKQKGTGGSRKGNIRNPLYRGGGTIFGPKPTTHDQKLNRKVKDPAKIAALSYKAKESAIVVVEDLKFDAPKTKAFAGVMQGLGVADKKTLFVYPELDTNFYLSLRNIPNAAAIELADINTYDIVNADVMVLTESAAKIFTEEGTEA
- the rplC gene encoding 50S ribosomal protein L3, yielding MNSPLRGCPLNSAGHKPISMKGIIGKKIGMTSIFDPNGKQIACTIVEAGPCVVSQVKTADVDGYNALQLAYGEKKEKNATKAEKNHFAKAQTAPKSFVKEFRDCTLEKALGEQVTVDIFAEGEKVDVVGTTKGKGFQGVVKRHGFHGVGEQSHGQHDRQRAPGSIGNSSDASRVFKGMRMAGRMGGDRVKMKGLKVVKIFPEKNYIPDQRISSRPQWFNRFNPEVIVNRAGPAGEKRKSYDNRSFKYSRSENWQNS
- the rpsJ gene encoding 30S ribosomal protein S10, which gives rise to MSQRIRIKLQSYDHNLVDKSAEKIVKTVRSTGAVVTGPIPLPTHKKIFTVLRSPHVNKKAREQFQLNTHKRLLDIYTSSSRTVDALSKLDLPSGVEVEIKA